GGAGTTTGCGGCGCAGGTCCAGACGTTGATGAGGTGAGGCCCATCAACTCCTTATAATTCTCTATTTTATACTTCATCAAATCCAATGCGGTGAGCATGTCCGAGATCTGCGCCTCAATCATGATTTTGTGTTCCTGCAGCACGTTATAACAGCCTTCATAGTTCTCAGCTTTATAAAACATGATATACCGTTCAATTTCTTTCAGCGGCATATTGGCTCTCTTCAGAAAGGCAACAAACGTAAAACAGTCGAGATCGGACTGGGTATATTCCCTGTGTCCGTTATTTTTGCGCCGCACTTCCGGCAGCAGTCCGATCCTCTCGTAATAACGGATGGTATCCTGACTGAATCCTGTCCGTTCCGCAATGTCCGAGATCGAAAATAAAGGTTCCATATCCGCACCTTTCTACAAGCCGATAATCGGCAGCACCCGGCTTGTTATCCAGCATCATATAACTTGGAGTATACTCAAAGTCAAGGGAAAGCCATTCCCCAATATTTGTATGTTTCTGTCGTTCGTTAGCGGTTCGACTGAACTTAATTTGGCCCAAATCCAAACAAATATGCTGAAAATACTGTACCTGCCGTAAAATTATGGGCACCTGCGGAACCAGCAAAAGCTGGCTTGGAAGAAAGCCGATTCGAGGATGAAAATAAAATGAGTGGCGACCGGATCACCAGGGAAGAAGCGGCCGTCGTCTTGAACCGGCTACGGGTAATGTGCTACAGCTCATCGCCGGGAATACGCTTAGTAAAAAACTATTGCAGGAAAATATACCTAATTGTAGAATCGAAATATGGAAATTTAGGTCGAAAAATAGGGAGGAGGAAGGAAATGAACGCTAATGCTGCTGCTCATGGGGGAGTCGTCCAATATCCCGGTCAAGTGGGAACGGGATCGTACTTTGATGGAGGATTGGCGCAGCTTATCGGCTGGCGTATCGCA
This genomic window from Paenibacillus humicola contains:
- a CDS encoding MerR family transcriptional regulator — protein: MEPLFSISDIAERTGFSQDTIRYYERIGLLPEVRRKNNGHREYTQSDLDCFTFVAFLKRANMPLKEIERYIMFYKAENYEGCYNVLQEHKIMIEAQISDMLTALDLMKYKIENYKELMGLTSSTSGPAPQTPQGG